DNA sequence from the Leptospira bouyouniensis genome:
CTTGCTTTATTAGCTGCCTCACTATGGGAAAACAACTTCAAAAAATCTAGAATTATTATCGATTTATTATCGGAGATGACAATAGAAGATTTAAAAAATTACAATATTCAGGCGGCTTGGGATGCAATCAATTAACAAGCCAATTAAGAATATTAAGTTCAATTCAAATTCTCATAAGGAAGGAAACTAAAATGACCTTTTGGGATTTTGCTCACTTGCATTTCTTTGAATTATTTTTTCTGTTACTCTCTATAACTTTCATTTTTGCAATGATTTTCTGGTTTCTTGTATTTTTGATTAATAAGTATTCTTTGAATCTCACATCAAAATGGTTAAACTTAAAATCAGAGAAGATTCCTCTTTCGGAATACGTATCTAGAGATACACTTGTATTTGGACAATTAAGTACACTCAGAGAATATTCGAATGCTGAGATAGCGGCAGTCTTTTCACTCCACAATGGTGGAAAATTCAATAACGGTATTTCCGTTCAAAAATGGTCATTAACACATGATTGCTGCGCAGATGGATCTTTTCCGTTTTACGATAAAAGCTTAAAGTATCGGGACCAATTAATCTCACAAACTGATTGGGTAGCGAATGCGATTATTGAAGATTTATATTTTTTAGATATTTCGACTATGCGAGAAATATCTGCCTGGCGCAGGGAATTTGTACGCAATTCAATTGTTTCATGTGTATTTAAACTCGTACAAACAAATGACGCGCAGGAACTTATTGTTGGGTTATTCTTTAGAGATACCATAATTGATAAGTCCACTTTTGATTCAAAAAAGCTAATCGAATACTCTGACCGAATTTCATCAATACTCAAAACAGGAATGGATAACTTATGAACAAAATTCTAAATTTACTTCTACCAATTTTAAGATTAATTCTTAATCACGAAAAATTACAGAAGAAATCAAATAACTGGAACGACTCCGCTATCGCCTCGAAGAAAACTGAGACCTTACGATCTGAGATCCCAATTCCAGAAACCAGCGAGGAACCTAAATTTTTCCATCCAGTTCGGATTGTTTCTGAAAGAGTTACATCACCGTATGGATATCGAACTTTGAACATTGATGGGAAAGCAATCAGGCAGTTTCACATAGGAACTGATTTCGGAGGTTCTGGGCCGGTGTATGCTGTGGAAGATTCGATTGTTGTGAAGGCTTTGGCTGCCGACAAAAAGCATCCAGTTAGATTTGCA
Encoded proteins:
- a CDS encoding M23 family metallopeptidase, with the protein product MNKILNLLLPILRLILNHEKLQKKSNNWNDSAIASKKTETLRSEIPIPETSEEPKFFHPVRIVSERVTSPYGYRTLNIDGKAIRQFHIGTDFGGSGPVYAVEDSIVVKALAADKKHPVRFAKRGGTWVDLIKANEIPSDRAWTPYVILKGIHTGNEYKYKHVDPSVEVGAEITAGTEVGRSGNFGYSIGAHLHFEVWKNSKTVDPVNFLKSLELVK